CAGAATCATTAGCTTTGCAGAAGAAAATGAATTGGTAGTTTTATCTATAGAAGATATTATCTATTACCGCAAATTTGTTAGAGATTATAAATAAACGATGATATACGAGCAACTTGGTAACTTTATAAAAAAGAGAGTTCAGATTTCAGATGCCGATTTAAATACTATTCTTTCTTACTTCAAACCTTTGAAACAAAGTAAAAACGATCTTTTGCTTGCGCACGGTCAGACGAGTCAGAATACTTACTTTGTTGGAAAAGGCTGTTTGAGAATCTATTTTATAAATGAAGACGGAAAAGATGTAACTCGTTATATCGCTTTCGAAAATCAGCTTGCTACGGCATTGGTGAGTTTTATAACAAAATTACCTTCTGCAGAATATATTCAGGTTATAGAAAAATCAGAACTTTTGTATATCAGTCATGATGATTTTAATCATTTGATGAGTATTATTCCGCAATGGAGAGAATTTTATTGTTCTTATTTAGAAAAAGCATACGTTAATAATACTAACCGATTAATGTCATTTACCACAATGGATGCTTTAGAACGATACAATCAATTGCTAAAAATAAATCCGGCGATTGTAAAACGATTGCCTAATAAAGTTGTTGCTTCTTATATTAATATCTCGCAAGAAACTTTAAGCCGATTAAAATCTAAGAATTGAAAATATATTGTAGAGATGAATTTTCTCCACAATCTTGTCATTTCGATCCCGAGGCTTCAGAGGAGAAATCACACGCGAATC
This genomic window from Flavobacterium sp. 9 contains:
- a CDS encoding Crp/Fnr family transcriptional regulator — its product is MIYEQLGNFIKKRVQISDADLNTILSYFKPLKQSKNDLLLAHGQTSQNTYFVGKGCLRIYFINEDGKDVTRYIAFENQLATALVSFITKLPSAEYIQVIEKSELLYISHDDFNHLMSIIPQWREFYCSYLEKAYVNNTNRLMSFTTMDALERYNQLLKINPAIVKRLPNKVVASYINISQETLSRLKSKN